A genomic window from Nerophis ophidion isolate RoL-2023_Sa linkage group LG22, RoL_Noph_v1.0, whole genome shotgun sequence includes:
- the LOC133540469 gene encoding nexilin-like — MAEVEAAVLAEKEAEVNGVGRGHRDVAEKEAEVNGVGRGEPDKVCGEKSKRRKAAKSQQEEDERADTDLQDNISDLMLKKEKLLRSKKPVARSYVPSLNKEKGDVTNKFASMQKAREERSRQRSREQQQKRKDQYVKEREWSRRKQQMKELLASSDEEEDVKTKVEKSYVPKITGSVKGKFAEMEKQRQEGEKKKMEGERKRREAQDNMEKDKITRELAKKAAEEGDDTFLVKVVPMKSSRAPGKIKVNFEDMEKSREEELQKAAEDEKKRRYDENKRSFREAKRRSIVPEEDQDKPAERTQATPGKLKMTFEELERERQEQRKKKGEEEAKRRLQQEKKAFEEARLGLDQDQDQEDSLQSHAQDDKEEFRPGKLRLSFEEVERQRVEEERKKAEEEARRRMEEERRAFAEARKSMLVDEDDEVLMALLNLEGSEPGKICASFEDLERQRREEEQKKAEEEAKKRLEEEKKLFAEARKSMVRQDSNH; from the exons ATGGCTGAGGTGGAGGCCGCGGTCCTGGCGGAGAAGGAGGCCGAGGTGAACGGCGTGGGGCGTGGCCACCGAGACGTGGCGGAGAAGGAGGCCGAGGTGAACGGCGTGGGCCGTGGCGAGCCGGACAAAGTCTGCGGAGAGAAGAGCAAAAGAAGGAAAGCTGCTAAAAGCCAGCAGGAGGAGGACGAGCGAGCTGACACGGACCTGCAGGACAATATTTCTGATTTGATGCTGAAAAAAGAG AAACTGCTGCGATCCAAGAAGCCGGTGGCCAGAAGCTACGTGCCCAGCCTGAACAAAGAGAAGGGCGACGTCACCAACAAGTTTGCCAGCATGCAGAAAGCCAGAGAGGAGCGAAGCAGGCAGAGGAGCCGAGAACAGCAGCAGAAGAGGAAGGaccagtatgtcaaggagagggaGTGGAGCCGCAGGAAGCAGCAG ATGAAAGAACTCCTGGCTTCCAGCGATGAGGAGGAAGACGTGAAGACCAAGGTGGAGAAGTCCTACGTGCCCAAGATCACAG GCAGTGTGAAGGGCAAGTTTGCTGAGATGGAGAAGCAGCGTCAGGAGGGCgagaagaagaagatggagggagagaggaagaggagggaggcCCAGGACAACATGGAGAAGGACAAAATCACACGGGAGTTGGCCAAGAAGGCGGCGGAG GAAGGAGACGACACCTTCCTGGTCAAGGTGGTTCCTATGAAGTCGTCACGAGCGCCGGGCAAAATCAAAGTGAACTTTGAAGACATGGAGAAGAGTCGAGAGGAGGAGCTGCAGAAGGCGGCGGAGGACGAGAAGAAGCGGCGATACGATGAAAACAAGCGCTCCTTCAGGGAAGCCAAGCGGCGCTCCATTGTCCCGGAG GAGGACCAGGACAAGCCGGCAGAGAGGACCCAGGCCACTCCCGGGAAGCTGAAGATGACCTTTGAGGAGCTGGAGCGGGAAAGGCAAGAGCAGAGGAAGAAGAAAGGCGAGGAGGAAGCCAAGCGACGCCTGCAGCAGGAGAAGAAAGCTTTTGAGGAGGCCCGACTGGGATTG gaccaggaccaggaccaggaagACAGCCTGCAGTCACACGCTCAGGACGACAAGGAGGAGTTCCGACCTGGAAAACTGCGGCTGAGCTTTGAAGAAGTGGAGAGGCAAAGGGTGGAGGAGGAGCGCAAGAAGGCGGAGgaggaggccaggaggcggatgGAGGAGGAGAGGAGAGCTTTTGCCGAGGCCAGGAAGAGCATG CTCGTGGACGAGGACGACGAGGTCCTGATGGCCTTACTCAACCTGGAGGGCAGCGAGCCCGGGAAGATCTGCGCCAGCTTTGAGGATCTGGAGCGGCAGAGGAGAGAAGAAGAGCAGAAGAAGGCGGAGGAGGAGGCCAAGAAGAGactggaggaggagaagaaactCTTTGCTGAGGCCCGTAAAAGCATGGTGAGACAAGACAGCAACCACTAG